Proteins found in one Rhodovulum sp. MB263 genomic segment:
- the proS gene encoding proline--tRNA ligase, whose amino-acid sequence MRLSRYFLPVLKETPSEAQIASHRFMLRAGMIRQQAAGIYSWLPLGFKVLKRIEAIVHEEQIRAGHIPMLMPTLQSADLWRESGRYDAYGPEMLRITDRHGRDMLYGPTNEEMITDIFRAHVASYKDLPLTLYHIQWKFRDEVRPRFGVMRGREFYMKDGYNFDIDYDSAIHAYNRHMVSYLRSYERMGLKAIPMRADSGPIGGDDTHEFLVLADTGESEVFYDSAILDLTLGARQVNYDDRAECAQIVKEWTAPYARTDETHDEALYAAIPEDRRKTSRGIEVGQIFYFGTKYSEPMGATVVNDKGERVPVHMGSHGIGVSRLVGALIEANHDDRGIIWPEGVTPFHCGIVNLKQGDAEADAACKGLYQALTEKGLEPLYDDREERAGAKFATMDLIGLPWRITVGPRGLKTGVVELTSRRTGESEEMSPEAAIARVAEIYAPHRTGSHWEPMAKSSFHTWL is encoded by the coding sequence ATGCGCCTGTCCCGCTATTTCCTGCCCGTCCTGAAGGAGACCCCTTCCGAAGCCCAGATCGCCAGCCACCGCTTCATGCTGCGCGCGGGCATGATCCGCCAGCAGGCGGCGGGGATCTATTCCTGGCTGCCGCTGGGCTTCAAGGTGCTCAAGAGGATCGAGGCCATCGTCCACGAGGAACAGATCCGCGCGGGCCATATCCCGATGCTGATGCCGACCCTGCAATCGGCCGATCTGTGGCGCGAGAGCGGGCGCTACGACGCCTATGGTCCCGAGATGCTGCGGATCACCGACCGCCATGGCCGCGACATGCTGTACGGGCCCACCAACGAGGAGATGATCACCGACATCTTCCGCGCGCATGTGGCCAGCTACAAGGATCTGCCGCTGACGCTTTATCACATCCAGTGGAAGTTCCGCGACGAGGTCCGTCCGCGTTTCGGGGTGATGCGGGGCCGCGAATTCTACATGAAGGACGGCTATAATTTCGACATCGACTACGACAGCGCGATCCATGCCTATAACCGGCATATGGTCAGCTATCTGCGCAGCTATGAACGGATGGGGCTGAAGGCGATCCCGATGCGCGCCGATAGCGGGCCGATCGGTGGCGACGACACCCATGAATTCCTGGTGCTGGCCGATACCGGCGAATCCGAGGTGTTCTATGACAGTGCCATTCTCGATCTGACCCTGGGCGCGCGGCAGGTGAATTACGACGACCGCGCCGAATGCGCGCAGATCGTGAAGGAATGGACCGCGCCCTATGCCCGCACCGACGAGACCCATGACGAGGCGCTTTACGCCGCCATCCCCGAGGACCGCCGCAAGACCTCGCGCGGGATCGAGGTCGGCCAGATCTTCTATTTCGGCACCAAGTATTCCGAGCCGATGGGCGCCACCGTCGTCAATGACAAGGGCGAGCGGGTGCCGGTCCATATGGGCAGCCACGGCATCGGCGTGTCGCGTCTGGTCGGCGCGCTGATCGAGGCCAATCATGATGACAGGGGCATCATCTGGCCCGAAGGCGTGACGCCCTTCCATTGCGGCATCGTCAATCTCAAGCAGGGCGATGCCGAGGCCGACGCCGCCTGCAAGGGGCTCTACCAGGCGCTGACCGAGAAGGGGCTCGAGCCGCTTTACGATGACCGCGAGGAACGCGCCGGCGCCAAATTCGCCACCATGGATCTGATCGGCCTGCCCTGGCGGATCACCGTCGGCCCGCGCGGGCTGAAGACCGGCGTGGTCGAACTGACCTCGCGCCGGACCGGCGAAAGCGAGGAGATGAGCCCCGAGGCAGCCATCGCCCGGGTCGCCGAGATCTACGCGCCCCACCGCACCGGCTCGCATTGGGAGCCGATGGCAAAATCGAGCTTCCATACCTGGCTCTGA
- a CDS encoding PAS domain-containing methyl-accepting chemotaxis protein, which produces MSVIDRTQATIQFAPDGTILTANANFLDVLGYALDEVVGKHHSMFVDPAYVKTEAYRNFWKALADGKSFTDQFPRLHKNGQVVWIQATYAAHVDETGRTTRVLKIATDITERQHGIEAIAKGLEHLQQRDLSHRVPISKLPDLAILGKAYNTAVAQLSSAMSAVKSLSGKVERTAKEVGDASSHLSQRTETQAATLEQTAAAIEELTASARSAATLAKEVEASASNAQNTAEAGGKIVEDAVGAMSNIEASSRKIGQILGVIDDIAFQTNLLALNAGVEAARAGDAGRGFAVVASEVRALAQRASDAAGEIKGLVHESSASVKQGVGLVSSAGDQLQKIISAVAGIYSHIGQIATGVSDQSFTLNEINTGVSQLDTVTQQNAAMVEQSTAASQVLASDAQDLGRQVELFHTEEDGSSQGRFGASGHRQNRPAA; this is translated from the coding sequence ATGTCGGTGATCGACCGGACCCAGGCGACGATTCAATTCGCGCCGGACGGCACCATCCTGACCGCGAATGCCAATTTCCTCGATGTGCTCGGCTACGCCCTGGATGAAGTCGTGGGCAAGCACCATTCGATGTTCGTCGATCCGGCCTATGTCAAGACCGAGGCCTATCGCAATTTCTGGAAGGCTCTGGCCGACGGCAAGTCGTTCACCGACCAGTTTCCACGCCTCCACAAGAATGGGCAGGTTGTCTGGATCCAGGCCACCTATGCGGCCCATGTCGACGAGACCGGCCGGACCACCCGGGTGCTCAAGATCGCCACCGACATCACCGAGCGTCAGCACGGGATCGAGGCCATCGCCAAAGGGCTCGAACATCTGCAGCAACGCGATCTGTCCCATCGCGTCCCGATCTCGAAACTCCCCGATCTCGCCATTCTCGGCAAGGCCTACAACACCGCCGTCGCGCAGCTGTCCTCCGCGATGTCGGCGGTCAAGTCCCTCTCGGGCAAGGTCGAACGCACCGCCAAGGAGGTTGGCGATGCCTCCTCGCATCTGTCCCAGCGCACCGAAACCCAGGCGGCGACGCTGGAACAGACCGCCGCCGCGATCGAGGAACTGACCGCAAGCGCCCGCTCGGCCGCGACATTGGCCAAGGAAGTCGAGGCATCGGCCAGCAACGCCCAGAATACCGCCGAGGCGGGCGGCAAGATCGTCGAGGACGCGGTCGGCGCGATGTCGAATATCGAAGCCTCCTCGCGCAAGATCGGCCAGATCCTGGGCGTCATCGACGATATCGCCTTCCAGACCAATCTGCTGGCCCTGAACGCCGGGGTCGAGGCGGCCCGTGCCGGCGATGCCGGCCGGGGCTTTGCCGTGGTCGCCTCCGAGGTGCGCGCCCTGGCCCAGCGTGCCAGCGACGCGGCCGGTGAAATCAAGGGGCTGGTCCATGAAAGCTCGGCAAGCGTCAAGCAGGGGGTCGGGCTGGTCAGCAGCGCGGGCGATCAGTTGCAGAAGATCATCTCGGCCGTGGCCGGGATTTACAGCCATATCGGCCAGATCGCGACAGGCGTCTCCGATCAGTCCTTCACCCTGAACGAGATCAATACCGGCGTCTCGCAGCTCGATACGGTCACCCAGCAGAACGCGGCCATGGTCGAGCAGTCGACCGCCGCCAGCCAGGTCCTCGCCAGCGACGCCCAAGATCTCGGCCGGCAGGTCGAGCTCTTCCACACCGAAGAGGACGGCTCCTCTCAGGGGCGCTTCGGTGCCTCCGGCCATCGTCAGAACCGGCCCGCCGCCTGA
- a CDS encoding NAD-dependent epimerase/dehydratase family protein: protein MSPDDGRVVSKNFAMQAPTGAPLTVYGDGSQTRSFCYVSDMVEALIQLMATPPEVTGPLNLGNPAEMRVLDLARTAQRLTGARSPLVFHPLHCDDPLQRRPDITRARAVLGWSPAIGLEAGLRATLARFAAEGLAPAPDAPPGSACSARRASGNRSGHGLSAVAM, encoded by the coding sequence ATGAGCCCGGATGACGGCCGCGTGGTGTCGAAGAATTTCGCGATGCAGGCGCCGACCGGCGCACCGCTCACCGTTTATGGCGACGGCAGCCAGACCCGCTCCTTCTGCTATGTCTCGGACATGGTCGAGGCGCTGATCCAGCTGATGGCGACACCGCCCGAGGTCACCGGGCCGCTCAACCTGGGCAATCCCGCCGAGATGCGGGTGCTCGACCTCGCCCGGACCGCGCAGAGGCTGACCGGCGCGCGCTCGCCGCTGGTGTTTCATCCGCTGCACTGTGACGACCCGTTACAGCGCAGACCCGACATCACCCGGGCCCGCGCGGTGCTGGGCTGGTCGCCCGCAATCGGCCTTGAGGCCGGGCTGCGCGCCACGCTGGCCCGTTTCGCGGCCGAGGGCCTTGCCCCTGCGCCGGATGCCCCCCCCGGTTCCGCCTGCTCTGCCCGCCGCGCCTCTGGAAATCGGTCTGGCCATGGGCTGAGCGCAGTCGCCATGTGA
- a CDS encoding AI-2E family transporter codes for MGLPVRAQAKYWGIAAAVIILILMLLGDVMMPFLVGMAVAYFLDPVADRLERAGLSRVGATVTITLCALVIFVLGALLVLPTLIEQAVALANTAPDIAGHLHAFLTERFPSLADNGSTIRKTLTGIGEAIQAKGGELLNGVLTSVVGIVDLVVLIVLVPVITFYLLMDWDRMVAEVDKLLPRDHAPVIRRLAGEVDRTLAGFIRGQGTVCLILGVFYAVALGLLGLNYGLIVGFVAGMISFIPYVGAVVGGTLALGLALFQFWGEWWMIAIAGGIFLAGQQIEGHVLTPKLVGGSVGLHPVWLIFALSAFGSLFGFVGLLAAVPVAASLGVLTRFFIAQYKDSRLYRGTSGQTGPEAPPAFESDACEGLASDEDSA; via the coding sequence ATGGGCTTGCCGGTCCGGGCGCAGGCAAAATACTGGGGTATCGCGGCAGCGGTGATCATTCTGATCCTGATGCTGCTGGGCGATGTGATGATGCCCTTCCTGGTGGGGATGGCGGTGGCCTATTTCCTAGATCCGGTCGCCGACCGGCTGGAGCGGGCAGGCCTGTCGCGGGTGGGCGCGACGGTGACGATCACGCTTTGCGCACTGGTGATCTTCGTGCTGGGCGCGCTCCTGGTGCTGCCGACGCTGATCGAGCAGGCGGTGGCGCTGGCCAATACCGCACCCGATATCGCGGGCCATCTCCATGCCTTCCTGACCGAACGCTTCCCGTCCCTGGCCGATAACGGCTCGACCATCCGCAAGACCCTGACCGGCATCGGCGAGGCGATACAGGCCAAGGGCGGCGAGCTTCTGAACGGGGTGTTGACCTCGGTCGTGGGCATCGTCGATCTGGTCGTGCTGATCGTGCTGGTGCCGGTCATCACCTTCTATCTGCTGATGGACTGGGACCGGATGGTGGCCGAGGTCGACAAGCTGTTGCCGCGCGACCATGCGCCGGTGATCCGTCGCCTGGCGGGCGAGGTCGACCGGACGCTGGCGGGCTTCATCCGCGGCCAGGGCACGGTCTGCCTGATCCTGGGCGTGTTCTATGCGGTGGCGCTGGGCCTTCTGGGGCTGAATTACGGGCTGATCGTGGGCTTCGTCGCCGGGATGATCTCGTTCATTCCCTATGTCGGCGCGGTGGTGGGCGGCACGCTGGCGCTGGGGCTGGCGCTGTTCCAGTTCTGGGGCGAGTGGTGGATGATCGCGATTGCGGGCGGCATCTTCCTTGCCGGCCAGCAGATCGAGGGCCATGTGCTGACGCCGAAACTGGTCGGCGGCTCGGTCGGGCTGCATCCGGTCTGGCTGATCTTCGCGCTGTCGGCCTTCGGATCGCTGTTCGGCTTCGTCGGCCTGCTGGCGGCGGTCCCGGTGGCGGCCTCTCTGGGGGTGCTCACCCGCTTCTTCATCGCGCAATACAAGGACAGCCGGCTTTATCGCGGCACCTCGGGCCAGACCGGACCGGAGGCGCCCCCCGCCTTCGAAAGTGACGCCTGCGAAGGTCTCGCCTCCGACGAGGATAGTGCCTGA
- a CDS encoding lipoprotein-releasing ABC transporter permease subunit, producing MTAVPFSRFEWMIAWRYLRARKAEGGVSTMTWISLAGITLAVFALIATLAVRSGFREEFVDTILGANAHVTVYAASEVNAAGVRSRTISDYEPIADKLRAVPGVTRVAPLIKGQVMAAAPGGTAGVEVFGIAPADLATIPRIAHPEARAGSLERFGEGIAIGSGVARELGVGIGDRIRLISPDGVKTPFGTSPRVNAYKVTYIFTAGRYDIDRTRVYMPFAEAQSYFNREGVADEFEVMVADPEHVDALTPALLRAAGERALIWSWRDASGSFLRALDVEDNVMFIILSILVLIATMNIVSGLIMLVKNKGRDIGILRTMGLSEGSILRVFFICGASVGLIGTAFGVVLGCLFAIYIDPIFSFVNYVAGGGVWDPSIRGIYNLPAKLELKDVLSAVILSLGLSFVITLFPARRAARMNPVEALRYE from the coding sequence ATGACCGCCGTCCCCTTCTCCCGTTTCGAATGGATGATCGCCTGGCGCTATCTGCGCGCCCGCAAGGCCGAGGGCGGGGTCAGTACCATGACCTGGATCAGCCTCGCGGGCATCACGCTTGCGGTCTTCGCGCTGATCGCGACGCTGGCCGTGCGTTCGGGCTTTCGCGAGGAATTCGTCGACACCATCCTCGGCGCCAATGCCCATGTCACGGTCTATGCCGCAAGCGAGGTCAACGCCGCCGGTGTGCGGAGCCGGACCATCTCTGACTACGAGCCCATCGCCGATAAGTTGCGCGCGGTGCCCGGCGTGACCCGGGTCGCACCGCTGATCAAGGGCCAGGTGATGGCGGCCGCCCCAGGTGGCACCGCGGGCGTCGAGGTCTTCGGCATCGCGCCCGCCGATCTGGCCACGATCCCGCGCATCGCCCATCCAGAGGCGCGGGCGGGATCGCTCGAGCGGTTCGGCGAGGGCATCGCCATCGGCTCGGGCGTGGCGCGCGAGCTGGGGGTCGGCATCGGCGACCGGATCCGGCTGATCTCGCCCGACGGGGTCAAGACGCCCTTCGGTACCTCGCCTCGGGTCAACGCCTACAAGGTCACCTATATCTTCACCGCCGGGCGCTACGATATCGACCGCACCCGGGTCTACATGCCTTTCGCCGAGGCCCAGAGCTATTTCAACCGCGAGGGCGTGGCCGATGAATTCGAGGTGATGGTCGCGGATCCCGAACATGTCGACGCCCTGACGCCTGCGCTTCTGCGCGCGGCGGGCGAGCGGGCGCTGATCTGGAGCTGGCGCGACGCCTCGGGCTCGTTCCTGCGCGCGCTCGATGTCGAGGATAACGTGATGTTCATCATCCTCTCGATCCTCGTTCTGATCGCGACCATGAACATCGTCTCGGGGCTGATCATGCTGGTCAAGAACAAGGGCCGCGACATCGGCATCCTGCGCACCATGGGGCTGTCCGAGGGCTCTATTCTCAGGGTGTTCTTCATCTGCGGCGCTTCGGTCGGGCTGATCGGCACCGCCTTCGGGGTGGTGCTGGGCTGTCTCTTCGCGATCTATATCGACCCGATCTTCTCCTTCGTGAATTACGTGGCGGGCGGGGGCGTCTGGGACCCCTCGATCCGGGGCATCTACAATCTGCCCGCCAAGCTGGAACTCAAGGATGTGCTGTCCGCGGTGATCCTGTCGCTGGGCTTGTCCTTTGTCATCACCCTGTTTCCGGCCCGCCGCGCGGCCCGGATGAACCCGGTCGAGGCGCTGCGCTATGAGTGA
- the dinB gene encoding DNA polymerase IV produces the protein MCGGDSRQSVAGAGQGPDASESAPPRRILHVDMDAFFASVEQRDRPELRGRPVAVGHGRSRGVVAAASYEAREFGVRSAMPSVTALRKCPELIFVPPRFDVYRGISAEIHAIFADYTELVEPLSLDEAYLDVSLACAGGRPASAIAEEIRARIHATTGLTASAGVSYNKFLAKLASDQNKPDGLTVIPPRRAGAFVAGLPVGRFHGVGPVTEAKMHRLGIRSGADLRARSLAFLQAHFGSSAAHYHAISRGIDPRPVRPDRPRKSIGAETTLSQDLSALEAATEVLERLAAKLSGPCAEKGLAGRTVTLKVRFTDFEQITRRRTLSRPLTETHEMLEVARQLLAGLHPFPRPVRLLGITLSGLVHRTEGAAARQLDLFDEAGPGGG, from the coding sequence ATGTGTGGCGGCGACAGCCGGCAGAGCGTGGCGGGGGCCGGACAGGGGCCGGACGCTTCGGAGAGCGCCCCGCCGCGGCGCATCCTCCATGTCGACATGGACGCCTTTTTCGCCTCGGTCGAACAGCGCGACCGGCCCGAGCTTCGCGGTCGGCCGGTTGCGGTCGGGCATGGTCGCTCGCGCGGCGTCGTGGCGGCGGCGAGTTACGAAGCGCGGGAATTCGGGGTGCGCTCGGCGATGCCGTCGGTGACGGCGCTGCGCAAATGTCCCGAGCTGATCTTCGTGCCGCCCCGTTTCGATGTCTATCGCGGGATCTCGGCCGAGATTCACGCGATTTTCGCGGATTATACAGAGCTCGTCGAGCCGCTGTCGCTGGACGAGGCCTATCTCGACGTCAGCCTTGCCTGCGCCGGCGGCCGGCCGGCCAGCGCGATCGCGGAAGAGATCCGGGCCCGGATCCATGCAACGACCGGGCTGACCGCCTCGGCCGGGGTGAGCTACAACAAGTTTCTCGCCAAGCTCGCCTCGGATCAGAACAAGCCCGACGGTCTGACGGTGATCCCGCCGCGCCGCGCCGGGGCCTTCGTGGCCGGGCTGCCGGTCGGACGGTTCCACGGGGTCGGGCCGGTGACCGAGGCGAAGATGCACCGGCTCGGCATCCGCAGCGGGGCCGATCTGAGGGCAAGGAGCCTCGCCTTCCTGCAGGCGCATTTCGGGTCCTCGGCCGCGCATTACCATGCCATCTCGCGGGGGATCGATCCGCGTCCCGTCCGGCCCGACCGGCCGCGCAAGTCAATCGGGGCCGAGACCACGCTGTCGCAGGATCTGAGCGCGCTGGAGGCCGCGACCGAGGTGCTGGAGCGGCTGGCGGCCAAGCTGTCCGGCCCCTGCGCCGAGAAGGGGCTGGCGGGGCGGACGGTGACGCTGAAGGTCCGGTTCACGGATTTCGAGCAGATCACCCGGCGGCGCACGCTGTCCCGGCCGCTGACAGAGACCCATGAAATGCTGGAGGTGGCACGGCAGCTTCTGGCCGGTCTTCATCCCTTTCCGCGTCCGGTGCGGCTGCTTGGGATCACGCTTTCGGGGCTTGTGCACAGGACGGAGGGCGCCGCCGCGAGACAGCTCGACCTGTTCGACGAGGCCGGCCCGGGGGGCGGCTGA
- a CDS encoding ATP-binding protein, producing MPADQPLRRPALAAVLLLGRRLPPRCVFETLAAAAALAILVSAIVVLAFDIQDREAHLHDITAETAQSQLTRLEIEHAELHTALYLTERGGMPLDRLRHDFADFSAQVKAVTETAPFGELLRRSGLEGQAGRITDALREMANAFAGSDARLRAQLPELSRTVDAIEPDVRRYSAAGADLMVESHLNGHAHVERLETLLALIGLAVIVLLLAGVAALARLNHRMRSRSRTLRATTSRLNAVVTTALDAVIVTDEAGTVLEYNAAAEAIFGYDRDEVLGRPLEETLVPAALRADHPEVMARYRDAIRQGRDATGRFELPAQRKSGARFPAEISFGPAVTEEGTVLVTFLRDISERKRVETELTAARDRALAGEKAKARLLAVMSHEMRTPLNGLLGTMELLQRSGLDDAQRQYLDIMSCSGEILLHHVEDVLEVSRIDAGRSETRITDFDLPAKLKRLVALHQPLAAERDTRLGLEIGAGLGPAGLGIVRGDSQRLRQIVINLISNAVKFTQGGRVTVSAMRPARDMVEIRVADTGIGIAPEDQPRIFDEFFIADATYKRETGGTGLGLAIVARQVKLLGGRIEVSSEPGQGSTFTVTLPLPKAAATAEPGATPQAAPAPEPAPAPVRCLDVLVVEDNRVNRFIARRLLEGLGHRVTEAVDGLDGVEAAAARAFDVILMDISMPRLDGVEAARRIRATNDCPPRIVAMTAHALPEDLARFRAAGMADVALKPVSGARLTEILVDIPGKAPVEPPSDVPDIRAEDETGSAAALSGQGWHSQAEHRRSAAG from the coding sequence ATGCCCGCCGACCAGCCGCTCCGCCGCCCCGCCCTTGCCGCCGTCCTGCTGCTGGGACGGCGCCTGCCGCCGCGTTGCGTGTTCGAGACGCTCGCCGCGGCGGCCGCGCTGGCGATTCTGGTGAGTGCCATCGTTGTGCTCGCCTTCGACATCCAGGACCGCGAGGCCCACCTGCACGATATCACGGCCGAGACGGCGCAATCCCAGCTGACCCGTCTCGAGATCGAACATGCCGAGCTGCATACCGCGCTTTATCTGACGGAACGGGGGGGGATGCCGCTCGACCGGCTGCGGCACGATTTCGCCGATTTCAGCGCGCAGGTGAAGGCGGTGACCGAGACCGCCCCCTTCGGAGAGCTTTTGCGCCGTTCGGGGCTCGAAGGGCAGGCTGGCCGCATCACCGATGCGCTGCGCGAGATGGCCAACGCCTTCGCCGGGTCCGACGCGCGCCTGCGGGCGCAGTTGCCCGAGCTGTCGCGGACCGTCGACGCGATCGAACCCGATGTGCGGCGCTATTCGGCCGCGGGCGCGGATCTGATGGTCGAGTCGCATCTGAACGGGCATGCCCATGTCGAGCGGCTCGAAACCCTGCTGGCGCTGATCGGTCTGGCGGTGATCGTGCTGCTGCTGGCGGGGGTGGCGGCGCTGGCCCGGCTGAACCACCGGATGCGAAGCCGCAGCCGCACGCTCCGCGCGACCACCTCGCGGCTGAATGCCGTCGTCACCACAGCGCTCGACGCGGTGATCGTGACCGACGAGGCCGGAACCGTGCTGGAATACAATGCCGCCGCCGAAGCCATCTTCGGCTATGACCGTGACGAGGTGCTCGGCCGCCCGCTTGAAGAGACCCTGGTGCCCGCCGCGCTGCGGGCGGACCATCCGGAGGTCATGGCGCGCTATCGCGACGCGATCCGGCAGGGCAGAGACGCGACCGGCCGCTTCGAACTGCCCGCGCAGCGCAAATCGGGCGCCCGCTTTCCCGCGGAAATCTCGTTCGGCCCCGCCGTGACCGAGGAAGGGACGGTCTTAGTGACCTTCCTGCGCGACATCTCCGAGCGCAAGCGTGTCGAAACCGAGCTGACCGCCGCCCGCGACCGGGCACTGGCCGGCGAGAAGGCCAAGGCACGGCTGCTGGCGGTGATGAGCCACGAGATGCGCACGCCGCTCAACGGGCTGCTCGGCACCATGGAGCTGTTGCAGCGCAGCGGTCTGGACGACGCCCAGCGCCAGTATCTCGACATCATGTCCTGCTCGGGCGAGATCCTGCTGCACCATGTCGAGGACGTGCTGGAAGTCTCGCGCATAGATGCCGGGCGCTCGGAAACCCGGATCACCGATTTCGACCTGCCCGCGAAGCTCAAGCGTCTGGTGGCGCTGCATCAGCCGCTGGCCGCCGAGCGCGACACCCGGCTCGGGCTCGAAATCGGCGCCGGTCTCGGCCCGGCCGGTCTCGGCATTGTAAGGGGCGACTCGCAGCGACTGCGTCAGATCGTGATCAACCTGATCTCGAACGCGGTCAAGTTCACCCAGGGTGGCCGGGTCACGGTCTCGGCGATGCGCCCCGCGCGCGACATGGTCGAGATCCGGGTTGCCGATACCGGCATCGGCATCGCTCCCGAGGACCAGCCGCGGATCTTCGACGAGTTCTTCATCGCCGATGCGACCTACAAGCGCGAGACGGGCGGCACCGGGCTGGGACTGGCCATCGTCGCCCGTCAGGTGAAACTGCTCGGCGGCAGGATCGAGGTCTCCAGCGAACCGGGCCAGGGCAGCACCTTCACCGTGACCCTGCCGCTTCCCAAGGCCGCGGCGACCGCCGAGCCCGGCGCAACGCCCCAGGCCGCCCCTGCCCCGGAGCCGGCCCCGGCCCCGGTCCGATGTCTCGACGTGCTGGTGGTCGAGGACAACCGCGTCAACCGCTTCATCGCGCGGCGCCTGCTCGAAGGGCTCGGTCACCGCGTCACCGAGGCCGTCGACGGGCTCGACGGGGTCGAAGCCGCCGCCGCCCGGGCCTTCGATGTCATCCTGATGGATATCAGCATGCCCCGTCTCGACGGGGTCGAGGCGGCCCGGCGCATCCGCGCGACCAACGACTGCCCGCCCCGGATCGTGGCGATGACCGCCCATGCCCTTCCCGAGGATCTCGCCCGTTTCCGCGCCGCCGGAATGGCGGATGTGGCGTTGAAACCGGTCTCGGGCGCACGGCTGACGGAAATTCTGGTCGACATACCGGGCAAGGCACCAGTCGAGCCGCCGAGTGACGTTCCGGACATTCGGGCGGAGGACGAGACTGGCTCTGCCGCGGCGCTTTCAGGTCAGGGGTGGCACAGCCAGGCCGAGCACCGCCGCAGCGCCGCTGGCTGA
- a CDS encoding ABC transporter ATP-binding protein: MSDPVLSLEAVEKCYNRGLPGEVMVLRGASLRVVPGEVVALVAPSGAGKSTLLHIAGLLDTPDSGAVRIAGADMTGQSDRRRTAARRADIGFVYQFHHLLPEFTALENILLPQLAAGTSRAAAEARAMDLLTRVGIAPRAGHRPAALSGGEQQRVAFCRALANRPRLLLADEPTGNLDPGTSETVFSALMELVRDTGLAALIATHNLDLAARMDRTLHLEAGRLV; the protein is encoded by the coding sequence ATGAGTGATCCCGTGCTGAGCCTCGAGGCGGTCGAGAAATGCTACAACCGGGGCCTGCCCGGAGAGGTCATGGTGTTGCGGGGCGCCTCGCTGAGGGTCGTGCCCGGCGAGGTGGTGGCGCTGGTCGCGCCGTCGGGGGCTGGCAAATCGACGCTTCTGCATATCGCGGGGCTGCTCGACACGCCCGATAGCGGGGCGGTACGGATCGCCGGGGCCGACATGACCGGCCAGAGCGACCGCCGCCGGACGGCGGCACGCCGCGCCGATATCGGCTTCGTCTACCAGTTTCACCATCTGCTGCCGGAATTTACGGCCCTCGAGAACATCCTGTTGCCGCAACTCGCCGCCGGGACGTCGCGGGCGGCGGCCGAGGCGCGGGCGATGGATCTCCTGACCCGGGTCGGTATCGCGCCTCGCGCCGGGCACCGGCCGGCCGCGCTGTCGGGCGGCGAGCAGCAGCGCGTGGCCTTCTGCCGGGCACTGGCCAACCGGCCGCGGCTCCTGCTGGCCGACGAGCCGACCGGCAACCTCGATCCCGGGACCTCCGAGACCGTTTTCTCGGCGCTCATGGAACTGGTGCGCGACACCGGTCTTGCGGCCCTGATCGCCACGCATAATCTCGACCTTGCCGCGCGCATGGACCGGACCCTGCATTTGGAGGCCGGGCGGCTGGTCTGA